A segment of the Trifolium pratense cultivar HEN17-A07 linkage group LG7, ARS_RC_1.1, whole genome shotgun sequence genome:
CTTCATCGTACCGTTGACAGAGGCTCCGCAAATGCCAGCATTACTGCGAAACATGGCCTAACGGGAAGATTGTGCAACTTTTCTGACAACTCAGGCAGCAACTTCAAATCTGCGTCCTCGCAAATTCAAAAAGTATAAATcattcaaaatatattattggCATAGATGACTCTCGATAAAGctaattttctaataaaaagaACTTTCTAAGAAAGTTCAAAACATTGTCTCCTTGAAAGATAAATGAATCAGGGATCGCATgcgaaaaataaaaagaaatttgagGATAGAAAGCATATCCATACCAAGTGGTGGCACCCGTCCTGTAACTTCGGCAATCCTAGTAGAAACTATATTCTTATCTGATGCAACAAGTCCCTTAAACTGACCAAGATTTTGTCCATCCACGCCTATCAATGACCACAATTTCTCATCATTCAACCACTCAACTCTTCCGATACCTACACCAAACTTGCTTTCAACACCTAATAATACGTAATAATGATAAGCTTTTTCATTGGATTCACGGTTAACTCTGAATAACAAAAGTGATTAATAGAAATAATTAAGTAGATACCACTTTCACTGCACAATGCTTTGCATATAGAATTCATGCCTGGAACACCCACAAATCTCTTGCTTAATCCTTCCTAAAAGATATGCCAGTCAGACAAAACAATATTCTATTAAATTTGATCTCAAATGCACTTGGATTGTGTTACAAGTCATGTCTACTTTAAAGCTGCACCTTAATGACTTTCCgagaaaatcactttttttctaATATTTAAGGTGCAGCTAAGATATACTATGAAGCACAAATACAGACACGACACTACATCAACACGTAGACGGTAGAcactaataataaaatataaataatttaaacatatgaaaaatatttgttaaccTGTTCTATGCTGTCAAATTTAAGGGTTTGAAAATCAAAAAAGCCAAACTTTTCTTTCCACTCGGCTACTAGACCCCTTGACTCCCATTCTTGAACTAGACGCACCACTTCAGGATTGCTAACTGAGAAAAACGGAGCACCGTGATCGAAATGCAGCTCCTTTCCATCTTCAGCTTTCTCTCTGGATttcaataaattaagaaaactaAGGACCCTCATTTTATCACTAAACCAATGACAAGTAATTGAATTCTAGTAACATTCAGAAGGAAATACCAGCTTTAACTGTGTTATGCTCTATAAAgcacggacaccggacacgacaccgataataatttgtgaACATGACATAtctcaatgtaatcataagtgtcggtgtcggacaccaacGCGCGTCCGGCACCGGGACATGCCTAATCCAaagagtgtccgtgcttcatagattatGCTGCTCTAAACTAAAGTACTTCACTCTAAATACAAGCACTGTTTCTTTGACCAAGCAATGACAATCTATAAAGTTAAGAATATACTACTTGCTTTAAAACAAGGCTTCAAATAATGGATACTAAAAGATTGAATAttaaaatagagattaagctaCATGCTATGAAACTGAGAAATTGCAATACTTAAGCCAGCACAGCAATAAGTCTTCAGATATAGCAATAATCAAATATAGCAATCAGACAcatccaaacggaccctaagtaTATAATGATGTCATATAGCAGTTGCTATAGCAGTAACACTATTGCACAGTGGAATAATTCGAACAAATCGTTATTGTTCCacgatataatataaaatattactccctctagtccttaataagattactttttagattataaatcaaatacattgGTTACTCacgaatctaaaaagtaaattttttcttatattaaggaacAGAAGTAGTATCAAATAGCAGTTAAAGCGACTATTTTCCGCGATCTATGATTGACAACACTAACTTAATAGCTTCAAAATACTAAtccaattatatatataacaataatTAAAGAGAACCCATtacataaaaaaagaaaaaggggaaaaatgaaaattgaaaacccaaataaaataaagaaaccTTCTTTGGGACATGCGTCCACCAGGGCCCCTAGCTGACTCAAAGAGTGTAACAGAAATCCCATTTCTGGCAAGAGTTGATGCACAAACTGCTCCTGAAACTGCCACCATTCCATAAtcataattatataataagaATATTAcaacaactaataaaaaa
Coding sequences within it:
- the LOC123897801 gene encoding renalase isoform X4; its protein translation is MSNTAFKVAVLGGGISGAVCASTLARNGISVTLFESARGPGGRMSQRREKAEDGKELHFDHGAPFFSVSNPEVVRLVQEWESRGLVAEWKEKFGFFDFQTLKFDSIEQEGLSKRFVGVPGMNSICKALCSESGIGRVEWLNDEKLWSLIGVDGQNLGQFKGLVASDKNIVSTRIAEVTGRVPPLDLKLLPELSEKLHNLPVRPCFAVMLAFAEPLSTIPVKGFSIKNSKVLSWAYCDSSKPGRSTTSERWVLHSTAEYAENIIAQTGLKKPSDVILNKVAEELFQEFRSTGANISQPFFKKAHRWGSAFPATSIAQEEKCLWDRNKRLAICGDFCVSPNVEGAIDSGLAAALRLRDISSSCL
- the LOC123897801 gene encoding renalase isoform X2 — its product is MSNTAFKVAVLGGGISGAVCASTLARNGISVTLFESARGPGGRMSQRREKAEDGKELHFDHGAPFFSVSNPEVVRLVQEWESRGLVAEWKEKFGFFDFQTLKFDSIEQEGLSKRFVGVPGMNSICKALCSESGVESKFGVGIGRVEWLNDEKLWSLIGVDGQNLGQFKGLVASDKNIVSTRIAEVTGRVPPLDLKLLPELSEKLHNLPVRPCFAVMLAFAEPLSTIPVKGFSIKNSKVLSWAYCDSSKPGRSTTSERWVLHSTAEYAENIIAQTGLKKPSDVILNKVAEELFQEFRSTGANISQPFFKKAHRWGSAFPATSIAQEEKCLWDRNKRLAICGDFCVSPNVEGAIDSGLAAALRLRDISSSCL
- the LOC123897801 gene encoding renalase isoform X3 — translated: MSNTAFKVAVLGGGISGAVCASTLARNGISVTLFESARGPGGRMSQRREKAEDGKELHFDHGAPFFSVSNPEVVRLVQEWESRGLVAEWKEKFGFFDFQTLKFDSIEQEGLSKRFVGVPGMNSICKALCSESGIGRVEWLNDEKLWSLIGVDGQNLGQFKGLVASDKNIVSTRIAEVTGRVPPLDLKLLPELSEKLHNLPVRPCFAVMLAFAEPLSTIPVKGFSIKNSKVLSWAYCDSSKPGRSTTSERWVLHSTAEYAENIIAQTGLKKPSDVILNKVAEELFQEFRSTGANISQPFFKKAHRWFCRGSAFPATSIAQEEKCLWDRNKRLAICGDFCVSPNVEGAIDSGLAAALRLRDISSSCL
- the LOC123897801 gene encoding renalase isoform X1, yielding MSNTAFKVAVLGGGISGAVCASTLARNGISVTLFESARGPGGRMSQRREKAEDGKELHFDHGAPFFSVSNPEVVRLVQEWESRGLVAEWKEKFGFFDFQTLKFDSIEQEGLSKRFVGVPGMNSICKALCSESGVESKFGVGIGRVEWLNDEKLWSLIGVDGQNLGQFKGLVASDKNIVSTRIAEVTGRVPPLDLKLLPELSEKLHNLPVRPCFAVMLAFAEPLSTIPVKGFSIKNSKVLSWAYCDSSKPGRSTTSERWVLHSTAEYAENIIAQTGLKKPSDVILNKVAEELFQEFRSTGANISQPFFKKAHRWFCRGSAFPATSIAQEEKCLWDRNKRLAICGDFCVSPNVEGAIDSGLAAALRLRDISSSCL